Proteins encoded by one window of Enterobacter hormaechei subsp. xiangfangensis:
- the ureG gene encoding urease accessory protein UreG, whose translation MADYKHPLRVGVGGPVGSGKTALLEALCKAMRDTYHLAVVTNDIYTKEDQRILTEAGALEPERIVGVETGGCPHTAIREDASMNLAAVEALSEKFGNLDLIFVESGGDNLSATFSPELADLTIYVIDVAEGEKIPRKGGPGITKSDFLVINKTDLAPYVGASLEVMERDTNRMRGERPWTFTNLKAGDGLATIIAFLEEKGMLRI comes from the coding sequence ATGGCTGATTACAAACATCCCCTGCGCGTTGGCGTGGGCGGCCCGGTAGGGTCGGGCAAAACTGCCCTGCTGGAAGCGCTCTGCAAGGCGATGCGCGATACCTATCACCTGGCGGTGGTGACTAACGATATCTACACCAAAGAGGATCAGCGCATCCTGACCGAGGCGGGTGCGCTGGAGCCAGAGCGCATCGTGGGCGTGGAAACGGGCGGCTGTCCGCACACCGCCATCCGCGAAGATGCCTCAATGAACCTGGCGGCGGTGGAAGCACTCAGCGAGAAGTTCGGCAATCTGGATCTGATCTTCGTCGAAAGCGGCGGGGATAACCTGAGCGCGACCTTCAGCCCGGAGCTGGCGGACCTCACCATCTACGTCATCGACGTGGCCGAAGGGGAAAAAATCCCGCGCAAGGGCGGGCCGGGGATCACCAAATCCGATTTTCTGGTGATCAATAAAACCGACCTCGCGCCGTACGTGGGGGCGTCGCTGGAGGTAATGGAACGCGACACTAACCGCATGCGCGGCGAGCGTCCGTGGACCTTTACCAACCTGAAAG